A stretch of Roseibium porphyridii DNA encodes these proteins:
- a CDS encoding VOC family protein — protein MLTALDHVNLHTDKPDALAQWYENILGLERGPRPNFSIPGIWLYLNDQPVVHVVEVDQPPEHAAVSLEHFAFRAEGMAAFEATLKQHDLQYERVDLTEIDVDIVQYNLRDPMGTHIHIDF, from the coding sequence ATGTTGACCGCGCTTGACCATGTCAACCTGCATACCGATAAACCCGATGCTCTCGCACAATGGTACGAGAACATCCTTGGCCTCGAACGAGGCCCGCGCCCAAACTTTTCAATTCCTGGCATTTGGCTCTATCTCAACGACCAGCCGGTCGTTCATGTGGTTGAAGTCGATCAACCTCCAGAGCACGCCGCCGTCTCGCTGGAGCACTTCGCGTTTCGCGCCGAGGGTATGGCGGCCTTCGAGGCGACACTCAAGCAGCACGACCTGCAGTATGAAAGAGTCGATCTCACTGAGATCGATGTTGACATTGTGCAATACAACTTACGCGATCCAATGGGTACGCATATCCATATCGACTTTTAA
- a CDS encoding MarR family winged helix-turn-helix transcriptional regulator yields MRTMGVHRQGVQRIVNELEKEGIVGFQPNPHHKRAHLVALTSKGQTLFEAAIALQVPWVNDLSKDLSLTDIATAQQVISQMTKHIEDTSNAPGEGSP; encoded by the coding sequence ATGCGCACTATGGGCGTTCATCGGCAGGGCGTTCAGCGCATCGTCAACGAGTTGGAAAAGGAAGGCATTGTCGGGTTTCAGCCAAACCCGCATCACAAACGAGCCCATTTGGTTGCGCTGACATCAAAAGGTCAGACCCTGTTTGAAGCTGCAATCGCGTTACAGGTCCCCTGGGTAAATGACCTTTCAAAGGACCTTTCCCTCACAGACATCGCAACGGCGCAACAGGTCATCAGTCAGATGACAAAACACATCGAAGATACTTCAAACGCACCAGGTGAAGGATCTCCATGA
- a CDS encoding DUF1348 family protein yields the protein MAENAWNLKDPAKVALAYTPDSKWRNRSEFVHGRAEIEAFLTRKWARELDYRLIKEIWAHGDDKIAVRFVYECHDADGNWYRSHGNENWRFDAQGLMAERHASINDVAIQEGDRLFRWPSGIRPDDHPGLTDLGL from the coding sequence ATGGCGGAAAACGCCTGGAACTTGAAAGATCCGGCCAAAGTCGCATTGGCCTACACACCAGATTCGAAATGGCGCAATCGCTCCGAGTTTGTTCACGGCCGGGCAGAGATAGAGGCCTTCCTGACGCGCAAATGGGCGAGGGAACTCGATTATCGCCTGATCAAGGAAATCTGGGCCCATGGTGACGATAAAATAGCAGTGCGCTTTGTCTACGAATGCCATGATGCTGACGGCAATTGGTATCGATCCCACGGCAACGAAAACTGGCGCTTCGACGCGCAAGGACTGATGGCAGAGCGCCATGCGTCAATCAATGATGTCGCAATCCAAGAAGGTGACAGACTTTTTCGGTGGCCGAGTGGTATCCGCCCGGACGATCATCCCGGCCTTACGGACTTGGGGCTGTAA
- the cynS gene encoding cyanase, translated as MTIEVPQMLTKDDVAQIILAAKKKTGMSWEDIADKISMSPVWTHSACVGMNAMPEDKAKALVQVLGLPQEVIDVLADSPTKVWEQTVPTDPCIYRLYEIVGVYGPTIKALIHEEFGDGIMSAIDFDMSITRVANPKGDRVKVEMSGKFLGYNSW; from the coding sequence ATGACCATCGAAGTTCCGCAAATGCTCACCAAAGACGACGTGGCTCAAATCATTTTGGCCGCAAAAAAGAAAACCGGCATGTCCTGGGAGGACATTGCCGACAAGATCTCGATGTCACCGGTCTGGACCCACTCAGCCTGCGTCGGGATGAATGCCATGCCCGAGGACAAAGCCAAGGCGCTTGTTCAGGTGCTTGGCTTGCCGCAGGAAGTGATCGACGTCCTTGCCGACAGCCCCACAAAAGTCTGGGAGCAAACGGTGCCAACCGACCCGTGCATTTATCGGCTTTATGAAATTGTCGGTGTCTACGGCCCGACCATCAAGGCGCTGATCCATGAAGAATTCGGTGATGGCATCATGTCAGCCATTGATTTTGACATGAGCATCACGCGTGTCGCCAACCCCAAAGGGGACAGGGTGAAGGTCGAAATGTCCGGCAAATTTCTCGGCTACAACAGCTGGTAA